The Urbifossiella limnaea genome has a window encoding:
- a CDS encoding alpha-amylase, producing the protein MPEHNAVMMQAFHWYSPDDGTFWDQLAARAGEFAAAGIDAVWLPPASKGANGTADVGYGVYDLYDLGEFDQKGTVRTKYGTKTQYLAVVKAIQAAGVRVYADIVLNHRLGADAFEPVRATPFPADDRRTPKGEPREVRAATSFTFPGRAGAHSAFAWNWTHFDGSDYDHNQPDDRSTVYLFDGKQWDDRVSLEFGSFAFLMGADLDFESPEVNDELTRWGRWFLDTTGVDGFRFDAVKHISAPVFPAWLEHMRAHAGKDLFTVAEYWSGNVGELHGFLDEAGPLFTAFDVPLHYNFHAASRAGGNYDMRRLFDGSLVKDRPLQAVTFVTNHDSQPLQALESVVEPWFVPLAYACILLRRDGYPCLFLPDLDGAAYEDVGRDGNRHRVVMPSHRVLLDVFLRARKGYGHGEQVDYFDHWNRIGWVRLGTAEHPKAMAVLLSDGPAGTKWMGTNRPEGTTFRDLTGHVADAVAVNADGFGEFRCDGGSVSVWVEE; encoded by the coding sequence ATGCCCGAACACAACGCCGTGATGATGCAGGCCTTCCACTGGTACTCCCCGGACGACGGCACGTTCTGGGACCAGCTGGCGGCGCGGGCCGGGGAGTTCGCCGCCGCCGGGATCGACGCCGTGTGGCTGCCGCCGGCGTCGAAGGGGGCTAACGGGACTGCCGACGTGGGCTACGGCGTCTACGACCTGTACGACCTCGGCGAGTTCGACCAGAAGGGCACGGTCCGCACGAAGTACGGCACGAAGACGCAGTACCTCGCGGTGGTGAAAGCGATCCAGGCAGCCGGGGTGCGGGTGTACGCGGACATCGTGCTCAACCACCGCCTCGGGGCCGACGCCTTCGAGCCCGTCCGCGCCACGCCGTTCCCCGCGGACGACCGCCGCACCCCGAAGGGCGAGCCGCGCGAAGTCCGCGCCGCCACGTCGTTCACCTTCCCCGGCCGGGCCGGGGCGCACTCCGCGTTCGCCTGGAACTGGACGCACTTCGACGGCAGCGACTACGACCACAACCAGCCCGACGACCGTTCCACGGTGTACCTGTTCGACGGCAAGCAGTGGGACGACCGGGTGTCGCTGGAGTTCGGCAGCTTCGCGTTCCTGATGGGGGCCGACCTCGACTTCGAGTCGCCGGAGGTGAACGACGAGCTGACCCGGTGGGGCCGGTGGTTCCTGGACACCACCGGCGTGGACGGGTTCCGCTTCGATGCGGTGAAGCACATCTCGGCGCCGGTGTTCCCGGCGTGGCTGGAGCACATGCGGGCGCACGCCGGCAAGGACCTGTTCACGGTCGCCGAGTACTGGTCGGGAAACGTCGGCGAGCTGCACGGGTTCCTGGACGAGGCGGGGCCGCTGTTCACCGCGTTCGACGTGCCGCTGCACTACAACTTCCACGCGGCGAGCCGGGCCGGCGGGAACTACGACATGCGCCGGCTGTTCGACGGGTCGCTGGTGAAGGACCGGCCGCTCCAGGCGGTGACGTTCGTCACGAACCACGACTCGCAGCCGCTGCAGGCGCTGGAGTCGGTGGTGGAGCCGTGGTTCGTGCCGCTGGCCTACGCCTGCATCCTCCTGCGCCGCGACGGCTACCCGTGCCTGTTCCTGCCGGACCTCGACGGCGCCGCGTACGAGGACGTGGGCCGCGACGGGAACCGGCACCGGGTGGTGATGCCGTCACACCGGGTGCTGTTGGACGTGTTCCTGCGGGCGCGGAAGGGGTACGGCCACGGCGAGCAGGTGGACTACTTCGACCACTGGAACCGCATCGGGTGGGTGCGGCTGGGGACGGCCGAGCACCCGAAGGCGATGGCGGTGCTGCTGAGCGACGGGCCGGCGGGGACGAAGTGGATGGGGACGAACCGGCCGGAGGGGACGACGTTCCGCGACCTCACGGGGCACGTCGCGGACGCGGTGGCGGTGAACGCCGACGGGTTCGGCGAGTTCCGGTGCGACGGCGGGTCGGTGTCGGTGTGGGTGGAGGAGTGA
- a CDS encoding GlsB/YeaQ/YmgE family stress response membrane protein, with product MLSLLSWLVVGLIVGFVARALVPGRQKIGVPLTIGIGIAGAMLGGLISLAIWPTWADQPDVNRMWPGWLMSVVGAVIVLAGYLAATNQRDVVRS from the coding sequence ATGCTGTCGCTGCTGAGCTGGCTCGTCGTCGGTCTGATCGTCGGCTTCGTCGCCCGCGCCCTCGTCCCCGGGCGGCAGAAGATCGGCGTGCCCCTGACCATCGGCATCGGCATCGCCGGCGCCATGCTCGGCGGGCTAATCTCCCTCGCCATCTGGCCGACGTGGGCCGACCAGCCCGACGTGAACCGCATGTGGCCGGGCTGGCTGATGTCGGTCGTCGGGGCGGTCATCGTCCTCGCCGGCTACCTCGCCGCGACCAACCAGCGGGACGTCGTCCGCAGCTAA
- a CDS encoding IS110 family RNA-guided transposase encodes MTGTTILAIDLGKYKCVSCTYDRVTAAAEFRTITTSRAEVERLIRGTSPSVVVIEACTLAGWVSDLCGELGVPVKVANTAAEAWKYKHTKRKTDRDDALRLAQLEALGQLPTVVVPAKRVREWRALIAHRQALVTQRVAAQNRIRAVLVGQGLPAPRGAKAWTAAGLAGIAQFARPLAECEPDDLWRGLLDLALTAYRQADELVAVAEAKLDTIGKADARVRLLDTVPGLGPRTAEAVVAHLDDPTRFRNGRQVGAYGGLVPRQFQSGEDDRRGRITKRGPAVLRKLLVQCAWCMLRYNRWARAVFDRLSRGKARRKQAVVALARRVLVRCWAMLRDNQPWRADPDPAPAATAA; translated from the coding sequence ATGACCGGCACCACGATTCTCGCCATCGACCTGGGGAAGTACAAGTGCGTGTCGTGCACCTACGACCGGGTGACGGCCGCCGCCGAGTTCCGCACCATCACGACCAGCCGGGCCGAGGTCGAGCGGCTCATCCGGGGCACGAGCCCGTCGGTCGTCGTGATCGAGGCGTGTACCCTCGCCGGGTGGGTGTCCGACCTGTGCGGCGAGCTCGGCGTCCCGGTGAAGGTCGCCAACACCGCGGCCGAGGCGTGGAAGTACAAGCACACGAAGCGCAAGACGGACCGGGACGACGCCCTCCGGCTGGCCCAGCTGGAGGCGCTCGGCCAGCTCCCCACGGTCGTCGTCCCGGCCAAGCGGGTGCGGGAGTGGCGGGCGCTGATCGCCCACCGGCAGGCGCTGGTCACCCAGCGGGTGGCGGCCCAGAACCGCATCCGGGCGGTCCTCGTCGGCCAGGGGCTGCCGGCCCCGCGCGGGGCGAAGGCGTGGACCGCCGCCGGGCTCGCGGGCATCGCCCAGTTCGCCCGGCCGCTGGCCGAGTGCGAGCCGGACGACCTGTGGCGGGGGCTCCTCGACCTGGCCCTGACGGCCTACCGCCAGGCCGACGAGCTGGTCGCGGTCGCCGAGGCCAAGCTGGACACGATCGGGAAGGCCGACGCCCGCGTCCGGCTGCTCGACACGGTGCCGGGTCTGGGGCCGCGGACGGCCGAGGCGGTGGTGGCCCACCTCGACGACCCGACGCGGTTCCGGAACGGCCGGCAGGTCGGGGCGTACGGCGGGCTCGTCCCGCGGCAGTTCCAGTCGGGCGAGGACGACCGCCGCGGCCGGATCACCAAGCGAGGGCCGGCGGTGCTGCGGAAGCTGCTGGTGCAGTGCGCGTGGTGCATGCTCCGGTACAACCGGTGGGCGCGGGCGGTGTTCGACCGGCTGAGTCGCGGCAAGGCGCGGCGGAAGCAGGCGGTCGTCGCCCTCGCGCGGCGGGTGCTGGTCCGGTGCTGGGCCATGCTCCGGGACAACCAGCCGTGGCGGGCCGACCCCGACCCGGCACCGGCCGCGACGGCCGCCTGA
- a CDS encoding phospholipase D-like domain-containing protein translates to MFRPLPPPFARAKPPADAADGTAAGGGTDAPFVSPHVAANLARRQAMFDRATLDAAHVPAPGEAVHLLLDGRYDLMHLVAALAGRVGPVGHLRIATLSLNKRNLAEIARLADAGTVARVSLVCSYYFTTADTAVWAAVRAAFAARGWRAAAPRCHAKVVTLDGPAHRLSLEGSANLRSNRNFEQLLVCHDPGLHDWHARWIDAAIDRHENDQSRDGAAG, encoded by the coding sequence ATGTTCCGCCCCCTCCCGCCGCCGTTCGCCCGCGCGAAACCCCCCGCCGACGCCGCGGACGGCACCGCCGCCGGGGGCGGCACCGACGCCCCGTTCGTCTCGCCCCACGTCGCGGCGAACCTGGCGCGCCGGCAGGCGATGTTCGACCGGGCCACCCTGGACGCCGCCCACGTCCCCGCCCCCGGCGAGGCCGTCCACCTGCTCCTCGACGGCCGCTACGACCTCATGCACCTGGTCGCCGCCCTCGCCGGGCGGGTCGGCCCCGTCGGCCACCTCCGCATCGCCACCCTGAGCCTCAACAAGCGGAACCTCGCCGAGATCGCCCGCCTCGCCGACGCCGGCACCGTCGCCCGGGTGTCGCTCGTCTGCTCCTACTACTTCACCACCGCCGACACCGCCGTGTGGGCCGCCGTCCGCGCCGCGTTCGCCGCCCGCGGGTGGCGGGCCGCCGCCCCCCGGTGCCACGCCAAGGTGGTGACCCTCGACGGCCCCGCCCACCGGCTCAGCCTGGAGGGGTCGGCTAACCTCAGAAGCAACCGGAACTTCGAGCAGCTTCTGGTCTGCCACGACCCCGGCCTGCACGACTGGCACGCACGTTGGATCGACGCCGCCATCGACCGCCATGAAAACGACCAAAGCCGAGATGGAGCGGCGGGTTGA